CTGCCGTGGCACATCGCGCAATTGATCCGGAAGTTTGCCCGGCCGTCGCGGATGGCCTCCGGCTTGCCTTGCACGGGATTGCGCTGGGCTTTCGCACCTTGCTCCTGGGCGGCACACCAGGTGTACCCGCTCAGCAGCCCCAATCCCAGCGTGACCACAAAGAATTTCCCGGCACGTTTCACTGGACACCCTCGCGCTTTGCCGTGCGCGAATGCTATGCGCCCTGAGCGCGGGAGTCAACCGGCGGCCGCAAAAACAAAAAGAACGGGCAGCCTTGCGCCCGGGGCGGCGCTCGGTGCGATTGTTCCGGTTCTAGGAGAGCTTGCGCAGGCGCTTGCGGTGCTCCGACAGAATGCAGGCGTCCATGATCACGATGATTCCCGCCGCGCGCGCCTTCTCCCCGGCCTCGCGATTCTGGATCCCCTCCTGCATCCAGACAACCTTCGCACCCTTCTGGATGGCTCCGTCCACCACCGGAGGCACGTCCTCGGCCTTGCGGAAGATGTCTACAATGTCGACCTGCTCGGGGATGTCTTCCACGCGGCTATAGCAGTGCAGTCCCTCCACTTCCTTCTCGTTGGGATTGACGGCGAAAACTTGGTAGCCCACACCGCGGAGATAGCCCGCAACGCCATTGCTGGGACGGAACTTCTTGGGGGAGATTCCGACCACGGCGACCTTCTGGCATTCCTTGAGAATGTCCAGCACCGGATCCGCGGAGGGTTCTTTGCCTGGGGGAAGCAGTACGATCATGGTCTCGTCAACTCTTTCTTCGGGGCTGGTCCTGATCCTGCCGCGGCATGCGGCGGCCACACCCGGGCCATGGTCGCCAGGAACGCTTCATTTTCCTCCGGAATGCCCACGGAAACGCGCACGGCCTCCGGAAAACCCATCCAGCCCAGCGGGCGCACGATGACTCCACTGTGCAGTAATTCTCCGCAGAATATCTCCGACTCCGGGCCAAGCTCGAGGAAAAGAAAATTTGTTTCCGAAGGCACCGGCCGCAACCCCAGCTTCTCGAGACCCGCCACGAGCCGCGCGCGCCCGGCGTGGTTCGTCTCCACCGAGCGCCGCACGTGCTCGGCATCGTCCAGCGCGGCCAGCGCCGCGGCCTGGGCCGGGCCCGAGACGTTGAAGGGCGTGCGCAGCTTATTCATCGCGCGGACAATCGGTTCCTGGCCGATGCCGTAGCCCAGGCGCAGCCCCGCAAGTCCATACACTTTCGAAAAGGTCCTCAGGATCAGCAGGTTGCTGTGCCGGCGGAACAAATCCTCCGAGCGCGGCATGTCCGCCCGGCTGGCGTAGTGGATATACGCCTCATCGAGCACGACCACCACGTCTCCGGGAACGCGCGAGAGAAATTGCTCCAGCTCTGCCATCCCGAACGCCGTTCCCGTGGGATTGTTCGGATTCGCCAGATATACGACGCGCGTTTCCGGCGTAATCGCCTCGGCGATGCCGCCCAATTCGTACGCGTACTCGCGGAGCGGCGTTTGCACCAGCGCAGCGCCGCTCGCGCGAATGGCGATGGAAAATGGCGCATACGTTCCTTGCGAGGTCCCTCCCTGCAGGCCCGGCCGGAGAAGTATGCGGGAAGCCAGGTCAATGATCTCGCTCGAGCCGAGCCCAATGAAGATCTCTTCTGGAGAGACATTGTGCCGCGCCGCCAATGCCTGGCGCAGTTGCTTGCTGCCGCCGTCGGGATAGCGGTTGGAGCCCGGAAGCGCGCGCAACACGGCTTCCATCGCTTTCGGCGAAGGTCCCAGGGGATTTTCGTTGGAGGCCAGCTTGATGGCGCGAATCTTTAGCTCGCGTTCGACTTCTTCGACAGGTCTTCCGGGAACGTAGACGGGTAGCCCCCGAATGTAAGCGGGAATCAGGTTTTCGATCGAGCGCGTCATCGGACTTCGACCGCTGCCGCGCGACGCTTCGGCCGGCGCGCGGGTTTTGCCGTGCTGCGGCTCAGCGTGCGGCGCAGCACGTCCAGTTCACCGGCGGTGAGCGGGCGGTACCTGCCCTGCGCCAGCCCCTCCAGCATAAGCGGTCCGATGGCAATGCGCTTCAGCTTCTCCACGGGATGTAACCGGCTGAACAATATGCGCCGGAGGAGGTCGCGGCGCGCTTCCGGCAGTGTGACCTCGTACCAGAAATTCAAGGCGTGGCCGCGGGTGGCGTCCGGCTGGCGGATGGGTTTTACCACCGCGCCGGTCTGCGCGGTGATGTCGCTCATCAGGGTGGAGGGCAGCTTCCCCTTCACTTTCACGTGATAGGACTGCAGCAGATTGCCCCATGCGCGGAGCATTTCCGCGGCCAGGTCGCCGTCGTTGGTGAGGAAGACCAGGCCCGAGGCATCGTAGTCCAGGC
This sequence is a window from Terriglobia bacterium. Protein-coding genes within it:
- a CDS encoding pseudouridine synthase, whose translation is MLERLQKIIARAGIASRRHAEQLIVSGQVRVNAQVVTELGTKADSGKDRIEVAGRLIQAEERKVYLLLHKPPEVVSTMADPEGRKTLRHCLRGLPERVYPVGRLDYDASGLVFLTNDGDLAAEMLRAWGNLLQSYHVKVKGKLPSTLMSDITAQTGAVVKPIRQPDATRGHALNFWYEVTLPEARRDLLRRILFSRLHPVEKLKRIAIGPLMLEGLAQGRYRPLTAGELDVLRRTLSRSTAKPARRPKRRAAAVEVR
- a CDS encoding CoA-binding protein, producing MIVLLPPGKEPSADPVLDILKECQKVAVVGISPKKFRPSNGVAGYLRGVGYQVFAVNPNEKEVEGLHCYSRVEDIPEQVDIVDIFRKAEDVPPVVDGAIQKGAKVVWMQEGIQNREAGEKARAAGIIVIMDACILSEHRKRLRKLS
- the hisC gene encoding histidinol-phosphate transaminase codes for the protein MTRSIENLIPAYIRGLPVYVPGRPVEEVERELKIRAIKLASNENPLGPSPKAMEAVLRALPGSNRYPDGGSKQLRQALAARHNVSPEEIFIGLGSSEIIDLASRILLRPGLQGGTSQGTYAPFSIAIRASGAALVQTPLREYAYELGGIAEAITPETRVVYLANPNNPTGTAFGMAELEQFLSRVPGDVVVVLDEAYIHYASRADMPRSEDLFRRHSNLLILRTFSKVYGLAGLRLGYGIGQEPIVRAMNKLRTPFNVSGPAQAAALAALDDAEHVRRSVETNHAGRARLVAGLEKLGLRPVPSETNFLFLELGPESEIFCGELLHSGVIVRPLGWMGFPEAVRVSVGIPEENEAFLATMARVWPPHAAAGSGPAPKKELTRP